One segment of Salvelinus fontinalis isolate EN_2023a chromosome 42, ASM2944872v1, whole genome shotgun sequence DNA contains the following:
- the LOC129841512 gene encoding dCTP pyrophosphatase 1-like: MAMNGDGVHGLNGEMVAPSEAKHTNGTPCKSKIACENGEAEIHAAKQNGTKRRTPTDTFSFTAEPTIEDIRRMQAEFTDERDWNQFHQPRNLLLAMVGEVGEVSELFQWRGEVTEGLPGWTDSEREHLAHELSDVLIYLVELAEKCHIDLPQAVLRKMALNRLKYPASKVHGSSKKYTEYKD; the protein is encoded by the coding sequence ATGGCAATGAACGGCGATGGAGTGCATGGACTGAACGGAGAGATGGTGGCCCCATCTGAAGCTAAACACACCAATGGCACTCCTTGCAAGTCAAAAATAGCCTGTGAAAACGGCGAGGCAGAAATCCACGCTGCTAAGCAAAATGGAACTAAGAGAAGAACCCCAACTGATACGTTCTCTTTCACTGCCGAACCTACCATCGAAGACATACGACGGATGCAAGCGGAATTTACTGACGAGCGAGACTGGAACCAGTTCCACCAACCCCGCAACCTCCTGCTAGCTATGGTCGGAGAAGTGGGCGAGGTATCTGAGCTGTTCCAGTGGCGTGGCGAGGTGACCGAAGGACttcccggctggacggactccGAGCGCGAGCACCTGGCACATGAACTCAGCGACGTCCTCATCTACCTAGTTGAGCTGGCCGAGAAATGTCATATCGATTTACCCCAAGCAGTGCTGCGCAAAATGGCCCTAAATAGACTGAAGTACCCTGCCAGCAAGGTGCATGGCTCGTCTAAGAAGTACACTGAATACAAGGACTGA